The segment CACGTCGCGGCCGTCGACACCGGCGCGGATACTGCGGATGGCTTCGCGCTGCGCGGCGAGCACGGTGCCGACCATGCGGCGCTGCACCTCGCGCGGGCGGCCTTTCAGGTAAGTGCGGGTCATGTCGCCGTAGTAGCCGCTGGCGACGTGGCGCGGGAAGATGTCGAGGATGATGAGTTCGTGCGGGCGGAGCGGGCCGTGGCCGCGCTCGTGCGGATCGCAGGCCTGGTCGCCGCCGGCGACGATGGTGTCGCGCGCCTCGCCGCCCTGTTCCTTGATCGCAACGTCGATGAAGAACCGCAGGCGCTCGGAGGTGAGCGGCTTGCCTTGGTAGATCAGCGTGCGGCCCTTGATGCGCGCGGCGCGGAGGATTTTTTCGGCGGTGCTGAAGCCGACGGCGCTGAGCCGGTTGCCTTCGCGGATGGCGGCGGCTTCGCGGTCGGATTTGATCTCTCGTTCGGGGAAGAGCATGCCGTCGGCGAATTGCAGGCGCAGGCCGGCTTTCGTGAGCTTCACGTAGAGCCCGGCCGGGAAGTCGTCGGCGACGCGGAAGGAGCGCTGCTTGAAGTGCTGCGCGAGGCAGAGAATCATCTCCGCGATGCCCGCGCGCGGGCCGTATTTTTTCTTCGCGGCGTCGAGCCACTCCTCGCGCGAGAGCACGACGTCGAACGCGCTGGTCTTTTTCACGCGTCCAAATTCGAGCGCGCCCTGCACGGTGTATTTCTTCGCGCCGACGCCGAAGGCGACGAACGGGTCGTGAACCTCGACCTGGCCGAAATAGAGCATGTCGGCGCTGGAGGCGGTGTCGGAGTAGAGCAGGGGAGGCGGAAGTTTGGACAAGGTGGAACGAGGGTTGAGTTTTGAGGGGCTGTGTCTAGCCATGGCAGCGAACAAAACGCAAAAATGTTTTCCCGCTTCACGCTCCTCGTCCTTTCCTGTGCGTTCACGCTCGGCGCCCTCACGGCGTGCGACGGCAAGTCCGAGGAAAAGGGGCCGCCCAAGACCGTGGACGATTATTTTCCGATCAAGATCGGCGACCAAGTCGTGAAGATGCAGATCGCGGCTTTGCCCGCCGAGCAGCAGCGCGGCCTGATGTTCCGCAAGGCGATGGGGCGCGACGACGGCATGCTGTTCGTCTTTACCGGTCCGCAGCCGATGGCGTTTTGGATGCGCAACACCACGCTGCCGCTCGACATCGGCTACATCGACTCGTCCGGGGTGCTGCGGGAAATTTACCCGCTTTATCCGCTGGACGAGCGCTCGGTCTCATCGCGCGGACGCGACATGCAGTTCGCGCTCGAGATGAATCAAGGGTGGTTCAAGGACCGCGGCGTGAAGCCCGGCGTGAAGCTCGACCTCAAGGCCGTGCGCGACGCGCTCAAGGCGCGCGGGCTTGATCCGTCGGCGGCAGGGCTGCGCTAGACGCCAGCTCCTCTGGAGACGGCGCGCGAAGAGTAAATCGCGGCGGGCCCAGCGGTCCCCCCCTACCGCACGCTCGCGTGTGCCGAGAGCCCAGCTGCGTGCGGTTCGCTCACTCGTCGTCCGCGGCGGGGTCTTTTTTCCGGCGATCGACCTTCTCGACCTTGAACTCGTCCTTGGGGAGCACGTTGTCGGTCTTCACGACGGCGACCGGGAGCTTGGTTTTGATCCACAGCTCGGACTCCTTGAAATACTTCGCGCTGGCGCTCTCGAGCGCCTCGCCGACGGATTTGACCGGCAGCATGCGGCCGCGCTTCGAGGCGTTGAAATCGTAGGCGCCCTTGAAGATGCGGTCAGGCGTCGAGAACGGGCTGGCGCTCTCCGGAATCTGCACGACCCAGCCGACCATGTCCTTGTCGGGCAGCTTGCCCTCGGGGTCGGAGAGCAGGATGACGAACTGCTTCTTCGGCGGCGGCGGCTTGATGTCCTCGTCGGCGGACGGCTGCGTGGCCTCGTTCATCGCTTCGACGATGTCGCGCAGGAGCTCGGGCTCGATTTTGTGTTTCTTGAGGATCTCGGCGACTTGGCTGACTTCGATTTTGGCCATGTGGAAAAGGTGAAACTCCCACGAAACACACGAAGTGCCGGGAAACTCAAATAAAACTTCGACGGGGAGTGGATGGCGTGCGTGGGGTCTGCAGGCGGATGGATGGGAGTTTGTCACCTATTAGGTGACAAAACAGTCGGGGCGGACGGCGAGGCGGGCGGCGCTTCGGCAATGGTCGTCGTGGTTTTTCAAATGGTCGTCGCTGGACGTTGGTCCGGCCGGCGCGCGGCGGCGACGGTGCGTTGACTCCCTCACTTGCCCGCCCAACCTCGCTCGCCGATGCGCGCTGCTCCGCGCCTTTCCACGCCCTCCGCGCCGCCGCTGCCGTGGCGCACGGTGTGGGGCATTTGGACCGTCGTCGGCGTGCTGCTGGTCATCCAGACCTACGTGACGGTGGTCGGCAATCCGCCCGCCACGCTGCGCGGACACCTCTACATCAGCTTCGCGCAGGTGCTGCGCGCGTGGCTCTGGGCGGCGCTGACGCCCGGGGTGTTCTGGCTGCGGCGCTACCTTGCCGCGCAACATCCGAATGCCGCCGTGCGCTTCGCCCTGCACCTGCTGGCGGCGCTGACGATCTTCACTTTCGGGAACCTGCTCCGGCTCTGGGCGATGTATTTCCTCTTCGGCTATTTCCGTCCGGAGGACAAATCGCCGTCGTTCGTCCTCGCCCAGCTCGATGCCCGCAGCCTGATCGACCTCTACCTTTACGCGCTGCTCGTGGCGGTGGGCTACATCAGCGACCTGATGGCGCAACGGCGCGACGACGAGCGGCGCGAGGAGGGACTGCGCGCCCAACTCGCGCAGGCGGAGCTCGCCGCGCTGCGCCAGCAGATCCAGCCGCATTTTCTCTTCAACGCCCACAACGCCGTCGCGGCGCTCATCCGCGAGCACGAGAACGACAAGGCCATCGATGCCATCACGCAGCTCTCAGCGCTGCTGCGGCAACTCATGGAGCACGCGGGCAAGCCCGAGATCGAGCTCTGGCGCGAACTCGACTACGCGCAGGCTTACCTCGCCATCGAAAAACTCCGGCTCGAGGAGCGGCTCATCACGCACTTCCTGATCGACGACGACTGCCTCGACGCCCGTGTGCCGACGCTCATCCTCCAGCCGATCGTCGAGAACGCCGTGCGGCACGGCATCGCCCAACGACGCAATCCCGGCACGCTCACGGTGACGGCGCGACGGCAGGGCGGCATGCTGGCGATCGAGGTGGTGAACGACGCCTCGGAGTTCGCCGAGTCCACCGCGCGCGGTCGCGGCGTCGGGCTCGGCTCCACCCGCGCGCGTCTCGAGCGGATCTTCGGACGCAGCCTCCGTTTCGAGTGCACGTTCAACCAAGGCGGCATCTCGCGCGTCCGGATCGAGTTTCCCTTCCGGACGGCGGTTGCCGCGACTCCTTCCTCCCCTGCATGACGAAGATCCGCACCCTTATCGCCGACGACGAGAAGCCGGCGCGTCGCATCCTCCGCCAACTCGTGCTCGCCGACGAGGAACTCGAGCTGGTCGGCGAGGCCATGGACGGCCACCAGACGCTCGAGCAGATCCGCGCGCACCAGCCGCGGCTGCTGCTGCTCGACGTGCAGATGCCCGGCAAAACCGGGCTCGACGTCCTGTCCGCGTTGCCGCCGGCGGAGCGCCCCGAAGTCGTCTTTGTCACTGCGCACGATCACCACGCGTTGAGCGCGTTCGACTACCACGCGGTCGACTACCTCGTGAAGCCGTTCACCGATGCGCGGTTTCATCGGGCGATGGAGCGCGTGAAGGGCCGCATTCACCACGGCAATTTTTCCGCCGCCGAGAACGCGCTACGCGCGCTCTCCGAGCAGATCCAGCGCGCCACGACCTCCAGCGTGGCCACGACCGAGCCCGCGGCGCCGAGTTACGAGAACGCGCGGCTCGCGGTCAAAGCCGACGGGGAGCTGCATTTCGTGAAGCAGCGCGATCTGCGTTGGGTCGAGAGCCAGGGCGACTATCTGAACCTGCACCTCGTCGATCGCCGGTTGCTCATTCGGATGCCGATGAAGCGCATCGAGCAGCTGCTGCATCCCGCGCAGTTCGTGCGCATCCACAAGTCGACCATCATCAACACGGCCTTTCTCGATCGGATTGTGGCGACGTCGTCGTGCACGCAGGCGGCGCGGCTCGACGACGGCACGACGCTGCTGATCGGCCCTGCGTTCCGCCGCAATCTGGATCGGGTGAAGAACCTGGCTCCAACCTGACAGCGATGGACGTCTGGGATACATCGCGGAATCGGCCACGGTCGCCGCTGGGCGTTTGTCGCGGCGGCGAGTCGGCGCGATGGCTCTCGCATGAACTCACCCCAATGTGGTTTTTCACTGGGTCAGGCGGCGGGGGTCGTCGTTCCCGCGGGGCTCGCTTGCGCCGTGGCGGACATCAGCTACGTGGTCGGCCTCGTGCTGCACGCCGGAGGCAGCCCGAGCCGCATGCTGCAGGGCATCGCGTCCAGCGTGCTTGGTCGTGCGACGTTTGATGGCGGAGCCGCCACGGCTGCGCTCGGTTTGGCGTTGCACACGGGCGTGTCGCTCGGCGCGGCGACGTTGTTCTATGCCGCCTGTCGCCTGCTACCGATCGTGCGGAGACGGTGGTTGATCGGCGGCGTGGTTTTCGGAGCCCTGTTTTACCTGCTGATGCAACTGGCGATCCTGCCGCTCACGCGCTTGCCGCCGCACTCGTTCCCGCCGCCGAATTGGGTGCCGATCTTCATCGCGCACATCACGGTGGTCGGGCCGGTGATCGCGTTCGTGACGCAACGGCGCATGGGAAGACTCGCTGCGAGTTGCCCCTCGTGAACGTCGAGAACAAATCGGAGCATGAGCGCTCGCTCGCACTACGCGCCGGGCTGGCTTTCCTGGCACAGCCGACGATGGTGGCCGGTGTGGTTCCCGGGTTGATTGTCGCGCGAGCGGGCGCGGTTCCTCAAGGCCGAGTGCTTGGCTCCGTCGTGATCACGCTGGGGGCCGGCTTGTTGCTGTGGTGCGTGCGGGATTTCTACGCGAGCGGGCGAGGCACACTCGCGCCTTGGGATCCGCCCAAACGACTGGTGATCGTCGGACTCTACCGGTGGTCGCGTAATCCGATGTATCTGGCCGTGCTGATAATTCTCGCTGGTTGGTGCCTGCTCGTGCCGAGCTCGGCGTTGGTCGCCTACGCCGGAGCGGTGGCGATCTCATTCCAGTGTCGTGTCATCTGGGGTGAAGAGCCGTGGCTGGCGCGCACTTTCGGCGGGGACTGGGCCGCCTACGCTCGCGCGACGCCGCGTTGGTTTCTGCGCTGAGCGTGTGGTGCGTTCATTGGCTGATTGTGTCAGTGTGAATCGGCGCGCGACGGAGCGGCTGGTCGATGCACTAAAAAAACCCCGTCGCTCGCGCAACGGGGTTCCCAGTTCGAAGCTTGATCCAGCTCAGAACTTGTAGCTCGCCGAGACGAAGAACGTCCGGCCAAACATGTCGTAGGTGTTGATATCGCGATTCTGGTCCTGCTCGGAGGCGATGAACGGCGGATCGACGTTGAAGAGGTTGTTCACGCCGACGGTGAGGCGGAGGCCTTGCAGCCAGCGGTTGCTCCATGCCTTGAAGGCGTAGGAAGCGCGCAGGTCGTAGGATTGGTAGGAGTCGACCTTCGCCACGGACGTGCCGCCGACGTCGTCGACGCTCGGGATGAGCGTCTGGTCGGCGCCGATGGTCCAGCTCTTGAACGTCCAGTCGAGTGACGTGAACGTGCGCCAGCGCGGGAACGTGCTCGTGCCGGAGAACGTGCCGGCGAAGTCGAACGGCGGCGTCGTGGGCAGGTTCTGCGTGACGAACGAGTGGATGTAGGTGCCGGCGACCGTGAGGTTGAAGCGCCCCGCGTTCTTCGTGTCGTGCACGTAATCGAGGCGGACATCCGCGCCGTCCTGCCAGACGCCGGCGATGTTGAGTGCGGGATTGGTGAGCCAGACGGCGTCGCTCGCGCCGGAGGTGATCTGGCCGGGAGCGGTGATCTTGGCGCCGTCCTCGAAGTGGTTTTCGCCCGCGACGGAAGTGCCGACGCGAACTTGGTTCACGTAGGGCGAGGCGGTGCCGAATTGCTCGACGGATTGCAGGATCGTCGCGGTCTGCACGGTGCCGATGAGGTCGCGCTCGTCGATGTTGAACCAGTCGACGGTGAGCGTGAAGCCCTTCACCTTGCGGGGAGACCAGACGAAGCCGGCGGTCCAGTTGCGCGATTGCGAAGGGACGAGGTTGGGATTCGAGCCGCCGCGCGAGCGATACTGGCGCGGACCGGTGGTGCCGATGGCGTTGCCGCTGGCGTCGTAGCGATTGAGGCTGAGCGAGGAGGTGAAGCCGGAATTCGACGGGCCGAAGAGCGAGAAGAGCGTCGGCGCGATGAACGACTCGCCGTAGGTGGTGCGGAGCACGAACTCGTCGTTGAACGGCATCCAGCGCAGCGAGTATTTCGGCACGAACGGATCGGTGGTGGAGCTGTAGAGTTCCTTGCGGCCGGCGAGCGCGACTTCGAGCGTCTTGAAGCCCGGCGCGGTGAAGCCGCCGCCGAAGATCGGCACGCGCAACTCGCCGGAGAACGCATCGACCGTCTGCTTCGCGGCGAACGGGTTCGTCGGCGTCGCCTGCAGCCAGAGGCCGAGGCGGTCGTTGCGGTCGTTCACCATCGAGGTGCGCTCGGCGCGCGTGTCGGCGCTGAGGCCGAGTTGCACGGCGCCGGCGGGCAGCGTGAAGACTTCGCCGAAGGCGCGAATGTCCCACGTGATGAGTTGGCTGACGAAGTCCTGATAGCCGTTGCCCTCGAAGCCTTCGATGACGCCGGGAGCCTGCACGCGGGCGAACGGGTTGTAGGTGCCGTTGGCGACGGCGGCGTTGTAGGCCGTGGTGTCGATGAGGTTGAACTGGGTCAGGTGTTGCGTGCTGCGGTTGAGGCCGACGGCCGCCTCCCATGACCACGTGCCGCCGAAGCGGCCCTTGAGGCCGAACACGCCGCGGAGGCCGAGCGTGTCGCCCGAGCGCAGGCGCGGGTAGTCGACGAAGCGGTTGCGCACGCTGACGGTGACGCCGGTGGGATTGAACGGGTTCGTGCCGGCGACGTTGCTGGAGACGGGCTGCGCGTTGAGCGAACTCCACGTGTAGCTGTTGGTCGCGAGGATGTCGGTGAAGCCGGAGAGAGTATCCGTGAACTTGTGCTCGGCGGCGAACGCGGCGCTGCGGCGGGTGCTGCGGAGGGCCATCGTGGCTTTCTCGGAGAGATCGAAGAAGCGCGTGATCTGATCGCCGTCGTAGGGACCGGTGTAGATGCCTTGGGCAACGAGGTCGGCGAGCGAGAGGTCGAGGTTTTGCGGGGGCGCGTTGAGGCCGGGCTTGAGGTAGTAGAACGTGCTGCCGCCGTCGGCGGAGATGACTCCGGCGTAGCTCGCGGTGCGGAACTGATTCCGGCCCCAATCGCGCTCGAATTGGAACAGCGGGTCGGAGCTGCGCCACTCAGCGGAGACCGTCACCTGTGTCTTGTCGTTGCCGACGCCGTAGGTGGCGAAGGCTTGGCGCGTGGCGCGATTGCTGGCTTCGGGCGACCAGCTGAAGCTGCCGCCGACTTCGACGCCGGTGAAGTTCGTCTTCAGGATGATGTTCACCACGCCGGAGACGGCGTCGGAGCCGTAGGTCGCGGACGCGCCGTCGGTGAGGACTTCGATGCGTTCGACCGCGGCGATGGGAATGAGCGAGACGTCGACGAACGAGCCGCCGCCAGTCGCGGCAACGGGAGAGACGGCGGCGCGGCGGCCGTTGACGAGGACGAGCGTCGCGCGATTGCGCAGCGCGACGGATGAAGCGCCGTTGGTGCCGTTGGCGCGGGTGTTGCCGTTTTCCTGGCCGAGGTTGCCGCGGCCGAAGAAGAACGGGTTGGCCTTCTTCAACACGTCGGTGAGATCGCTGGTGACGCCGGTGCTGGCGATGTCGGCGGCGGTCATGACCGTCACGGGCACGGCGGGCGTGTCGGCGGCGATAGGGATGAGCGAGCCGGTGACGACGAACTTGTCGAGTTTGACGGTATCGTCCTTCGCGGATTCGGCGGAGGCGGGGGCTGTTTGCGCGAGCGCGAGGCCCGGTGCGGAAAGCAGGGCGGCAAAGCCGAGGCAGTAAAGCCGGCGGAGCGCCGCCTGCGGGGTGCAGGTGCGGGGAGGTATCATGTGTTTGCGGTGTGGGTGGGCGGGACGGGATTGCCTCGCCCTCCGTCCGCGAAAACGCCCGGAGCGCGACGGGCCGCAACGCGCGCGCGGCGTCCATTGGGGTTGGCGCGCCGACCATGGCCGAAAACGGATTTTCGGCAGGGCGGCGGAGTGGGGCGCCGTGCGATGCGCGCGTTGACCGGGCGACGCGACGCGTTCACGGTGCGGGCGTGGGACAGGACCTGAGCGAACTCTTCGATGTCGTGGACGAGCGCGATTGCGTGATCGGGCGCGCGCCGCGCGGCGAGGTGCATGCGCGCGGGCTGCGGCATCGGGCGGTGCACGTGTTCGTCACGAATCGCTCCGGTCAGGTCTTTCTGCACCAGCGCTCGCTGACGAAGGACACTTTCCCCGGACTTTGGAACTCGTCGTGTGCCGGGCACGTCGGCGCGGGCGACGACTACGATGAGACGGTGCTGCGGGAGCTGGAGGAGGAACTGGGGTGCGTGCCCGCCGTTTCGCCGCGGCGACTGTTCAAGATCGAGGCGCGCCCCGAGACCGGCGAGGAGTTCGTCTGGGTCTACCGTGTCGAGGCCGAGGGGCCGTTCGCGCTGAATCCGGCGGAAATCCAGCGCGGTGACTGGTGCAGCATTGCGGACGTGGACGCGTGGCTGGCGGCGCGTCCGGAGGAGTTCGCCCGATCTTTCCTGTTCCTCTGGCCGCAAGTGCGGCCGTCGCTCACTGCGGGCGGCAGCCCTTGAGGCGGTCGAATTCCTTCTGACTCATCAGTCGGCGCGGGAGGCGTTTTTCGGCCTCCTTGAGCAGGCGGTCCCACTGATCGTCGGTGCCGTCGAAATCGATCCACGGGTTATGGTGGCCGGTTTTTTTGCTGAAGGTCACATTGCCGCCATGGAAGCGGACACAGATGTTCCACTTCTTGCCTTCGTCGTCTGATTCCCACCAACCGAATTCCATGCGCGGGAGTGTGGGGCGCAAGGGCGGGACGGCAAGCCGCTTGCGCGCGGAACGGGATGGACGCGCCGCCGGGGACCCGCACGATGCGCGCATGGGCCGCCCTCTCGTCTTCCTTTTTGCGTTAACGCTCGCTGTGCTCGCAGCTCGTGCGGATCCGGTCGGCCACGAGATTGCCCGGAAGCACGCGGCGCGCGGCGGTGGGAAATTTCGCGACGTGAAGTCGCTCTACATCGAAGGCAAGACACTCATCGGCGGCGAAATCATCGACATCCGGATGTGGTCGGAGCGGCCGAACAGATTGCGGGTCGAGAGCTCGATGGGCGCGCGCAAGGTCACTCAAATCTACGACGGCCGGCACGAACCGGTGATCCAGCACACGGAAGTCGAGGGCGGTCGTCCGATGCGCATGACGCCCGGCGAGCGCCGGGATTTCATCACGAACGCCGACTTCGACGGGCCGCTCGTCGATTTCGCCGCGAAAGGCAATTCGGTCGACTACGCGGGCGACGAGGTGGTCAACGGCAGTCCGGCGAAGAAGCTGCTCGTGATGGGCGCCCAGGGGGACGTTTTTTTCGTTTGGGTCGACGCGAAGACGTTCGAGATGGTGAAGCGCGGTGTGTTTCGCACGGCGAACGACAAGCGCGTGTTGATCGAGACGATCTTCGGCGATTTTCGCGAAGTGGCCGGATCGCTCCAGCCGCATCGCATCGAGACGAAGATCGGCACGCGTTCGATCTACCTGATGGTGCTGACGCGCATGGTGGCAAACATCGCGGCGGCCCCGGAGCTGTTCACTGTGCCGGAAAAATGGCCGTTGCTGCCGGTCGAGTTCAAGAGCGAGTCGGCGGGCGCGCCAGCGGCGCCGGCCGCGCCGGCTGGGTTGAACCACTGAGCGCCGAGCGACGCGGGTGCTACTCGCCGAGCTTCTTGGCCGGCGTGAGATAATTCTGCACGTAATCGTGCACGGCGGCGCGGAGCGGAGTCATCGGGCGGTCGTAGCCGCTGGCGCGGAGCTTCGACGTGTCGGCCTGCGTGAAGTATTGGTATTTGCCGCGGAGATTCTCCGGGAGGTCGATGAACTCGATGTCGGGTTTGCGGCCCATGCCCGAGAAGATGGCGTGGGCGAGTGCGAGCCACGTGTTGGCCTCGCCGGAGCCGAGGTTGTAGAGGCCGGCGGCGGTCGGTTTTTTCTCGGCGAAGTGGATCGTCATCTCGACGGCGTCCTTCACGTAGAGGAAGTCGCGCTTCTGCTCGCCGTCCTTGTAGTCGGGCCGCTCGCTCTTGAAGAGCTTCAGCTTGCCGGTGGCGGTGATCTGGCCGAAGGCCTTGTTCACCAGCGAGCGCATGTCGCCTTTGTGGTCTTCGTTCGGGCCGTAGACGTTGAAATACTTCACGCCGACGATGCGCTTCAGCCAGCCTTGCCGCTGCGCATGGAGATCGAAGAGGTGCTTCGAGTAGCCATACATGTTGAGTGGGCGCAGGACGGCGAGATTCTCGGACTTGTCGTCCATCCCGCGCTCGCCGTCGCCGTAGGTGGCGGCGGAGGAGGCGTAGATGAAGCGTATCTCGTGCGCGAGGGCCCAGGCGGCGAGCTCCTTGGTGTAGTTGAAATTGTTGTCGATCAGGTGCGAGGCGTTCCGCTCGGTGGTGGCGGAGTTCGCGCCGAGGTGGAAGACGGCGGTGAAGCGCCCGAAGGCCTTGTCGTTGGTCGCCAAACGGGCGCGGAAATCGCCCGCCTCGACGT is part of the Opitutia bacterium genome and harbors:
- a CDS encoding aminopeptidase P family protein produces the protein MARHSPSKLNPRSTLSKLPPPLLYSDTASSADMLYFGQVEVHDPFVAFGVGAKKYTVQGALEFGRVKKTSAFDVVLSREEWLDAAKKKYGPRAGIAEMILCLAQHFKQRSFRVADDFPAGLYVKLTKAGLRLQFADGMLFPEREIKSDREAAAIREGNRLSAVGFSTAEKILRAARIKGRTLIYQGKPLTSERLRFFIDVAIKEQGGEARDTIVAGGDQACDPHERGHGPLRPHELIILDIFPRHVASGYYGDMTRTYLKGRPREVQRRMVGTVLAAQREAIRSIRAGVDGRDVHQGVVDHFIAEGYETKRGANGAVGIFHGTGHGLGLAVHDPGCRFSTVSSILKKGAVVTVEPGLYYPGLGGCRWEDVVQVTATGAKMLSRHPYNWEIR
- a CDS encoding DUF192 domain-containing protein produces the protein MFSRFTLLVLSCAFTLGALTACDGKSEEKGPPKTVDDYFPIKIGDQVVKMQIAALPAEQQRGLMFRKAMGRDDGMLFVFTGPQPMAFWMRNTTLPLDIGYIDSSGVLREIYPLYPLDERSVSSRGRDMQFALEMNQGWFKDRGVKPGVKLDLKAVRDALKARGLDPSAAGLR
- a CDS encoding histidine kinase, which produces MRAAPRLSTPSAPPLPWRTVWGIWTVVGVLLVIQTYVTVVGNPPATLRGHLYISFAQVLRAWLWAALTPGVFWLRRYLAAQHPNAAVRFALHLLAALTIFTFGNLLRLWAMYFLFGYFRPEDKSPSFVLAQLDARSLIDLYLYALLVAVGYISDLMAQRRDDERREEGLRAQLAQAELAALRQQIQPHFLFNAHNAVAALIREHENDKAIDAITQLSALLRQLMEHAGKPEIELWRELDYAQAYLAIEKLRLEERLITHFLIDDDCLDARVPTLILQPIVENAVRHGIAQRRNPGTLTVTARRQGGMLAIEVVNDASEFAESTARGRGVGLGSTRARLERIFGRSLRFECTFNQGGISRVRIEFPFRTAVAATPSSPA
- a CDS encoding response regulator transcription factor; its protein translation is MTKIRTLIADDEKPARRILRQLVLADEELELVGEAMDGHQTLEQIRAHQPRLLLLDVQMPGKTGLDVLSALPPAERPEVVFVTAHDHHALSAFDYHAVDYLVKPFTDARFHRAMERVKGRIHHGNFSAAENALRALSEQIQRATTSSVATTEPAAPSYENARLAVKADGELHFVKQRDLRWVESQGDYLNLHLVDRRLLIRMPMKRIEQLLHPAQFVRIHKSTIINTAFLDRIVATSSCTQAARLDDGTTLLIGPAFRRNLDRVKNLAPT
- a CDS encoding isoprenylcysteine carboxylmethyltransferase family protein, with amino-acid sequence MNVENKSEHERSLALRAGLAFLAQPTMVAGVVPGLIVARAGAVPQGRVLGSVVITLGAGLLLWCVRDFYASGRGTLAPWDPPKRLVIVGLYRWSRNPMYLAVLIILAGWCLLVPSSALVAYAGAVAISFQCRVIWGEEPWLARTFGGDWAAYARATPRWFLR
- a CDS encoding TonB-dependent receptor, whose amino-acid sequence is MIPPRTCTPQAALRRLYCLGFAALLSAPGLALAQTAPASAESAKDDTVKLDKFVVTGSLIPIAADTPAVPVTVMTAADIASTGVTSDLTDVLKKANPFFFGRGNLGQENGNTRANGTNGASSVALRNRATLVLVNGRRAAVSPVAATGGGSFVDVSLIPIAAVERIEVLTDGASATYGSDAVSGVVNIILKTNFTGVEVGGSFSWSPEASNRATRQAFATYGVGNDKTQVTVSAEWRSSDPLFQFERDWGRNQFRTASYAGVISADGGSTFYYLKPGLNAPPQNLDLSLADLVAQGIYTGPYDGDQITRFFDLSEKATMALRSTRRSAAFAAEHKFTDTLSGFTDILATNSYTWSSLNAQPVSSNVAGTNPFNPTGVTVSVRNRFVDYPRLRSGDTLGLRGVFGLKGRFGGTWSWEAAVGLNRSTQHLTQFNLIDTTAYNAAVANGTYNPFARVQAPGVIEGFEGNGYQDFVSQLITWDIRAFGEVFTLPAGAVQLGLSADTRAERTSMVNDRNDRLGLWLQATPTNPFAAKQTVDAFSGELRVPIFGGGFTAPGFKTLEVALAGRKELYSSTTDPFVPKYSLRWMPFNDEFVLRTTYGESFIAPTLFSLFGPSNSGFTSSLSLNRYDASGNAIGTTGPRQYRSRGGSNPNLVPSQSRNWTAGFVWSPRKVKGFTLTVDWFNIDERDLIGTVQTATILQSVEQFGTASPYVNQVRVGTSVAGENHFEDGAKITAPGQITSGASDAVWLTNPALNIAGVWQDGADVRLDYVHDTKNAGRFNLTVAGTYIHSFVTQNLPTTPPFDFAGTFSGTSTFPRWRTFTSLDWTFKSWTIGADQTLIPSVDDVGGTSVAKVDSYQSYDLRASYAFKAWSNRWLQGLRLTVGVNNLFNVDPPFIASEQDQNRDINTYDMFGRTFFVSASYKF
- a CDS encoding NUDIX domain-containing protein, producing the protein MAENGFSAGRRSGAPCDARVDRATRRVHGAGVGQDLSELFDVVDERDCVIGRAPRGEVHARGLRHRAVHVFVTNRSGQVFLHQRSLTKDTFPGLWNSSCAGHVGAGDDYDETVLRELEEELGCVPAVSPRRLFKIEARPETGEEFVWVYRVEAEGPFALNPAEIQRGDWCSIADVDAWLAARPEEFARSFLFLWPQVRPSLTAGGSP
- the rfaD gene encoding ADP-glyceromanno-heptose 6-epimerase; translated protein: MPSPLSGRILVTGGAGFIGSALVWALNQRGITDIVVTDVLGSDEKWKNLVPLKFADYVEAGDFRARLATNDKAFGRFTAVFHLGANSATTERNASHLIDNNFNYTKELAAWALAHEIRFIYASSAATYGDGERGMDDKSENLAVLRPLNMYGYSKHLFDLHAQRQGWLKRIVGVKYFNVYGPNEDHKGDMRSLVNKAFGQITATGKLKLFKSERPDYKDGEQKRDFLYVKDAVEMTIHFAEKKPTAAGLYNLGSGEANTWLALAHAIFSGMGRKPDIEFIDLPENLRGKYQYFTQADTSKLRASGYDRPMTPLRAAVHDYVQNYLTPAKKLGE